A single genomic interval of Gossypium raimondii isolate GPD5lz chromosome 11, ASM2569854v1, whole genome shotgun sequence harbors:
- the LOC105802344 gene encoding uncharacterized protein LOC105802344 isoform X1 has translation MENGHDGKLAGKLSGLALNDKELFNDDSLFQVMKAVEAAEATIKQQAEENNRLRSELQKKIEQLEKYKVDGGSNLNASADKAANTDFNGTFTAPASSSSDNNKGLPISFPSSPLSAVSFPPTRRQLDGEYDSTLPQGLMPIPKDVTLKAREQEEEILQLRKQLAEFSVKEAQIRNEKYALEKRISYMRLAFDQQQQDLVDAASKALSYRQDIIEENIRLAYQLQAAQQERTTFISSLLPLLTEYSLQPPVPDAQSIVSNVKVLFKHLQEKLIVIESKLKESQYQLAPWRSDVNHSNFAPQSPLHSLGATLPTSSKNGLELVPQPTYSLGKTQLISDAQKDFKWDVPSQQQGGLGGGVASKNLEPDDLGRYSPIASRASTPNEIPTQPAVIPSDTHITRYGEDTINKQVAFRDPVSSSEMDYPEAEGHQNEREPPSNWGSGNSPYAAANDEPGPSYPPYLPPVLKEPSSSFSEAAEDDPLPAIEGLQISGEAYPGRELQACGYSINGTTSCNFEWVRHMEDGSVNYINGAKQPNYLVTADDVDTYLAIEVQPLDNRNRKGELVKVFANEHKKITCDPEMLGHIEKTLYSGHASYKVSYSAGYLDIWEPATLAIKRDGYTIKCSGPHGLVVTDKFHPNTEIKITFGEPTEFMIIGSNGAQRLLRADSSSPDISCSRDAIALTLRLFIIRLAQAGGRKKGKKRGLFFNKVHG, from the exons ATGGAGAACGGTCACGATGGGAAATTGGCGGGCAAATTATCGGGATTGGCCCTCAACGACAAGGAGCTCTTCAACGACGATAGCTTGTTTCAGGTCATGAAAGCCGTTGAGGCCGCCGAAGCCACCATTAAACAACag GCGGAAGAGAACAATCGATTAAGGTCTGAACTCCAGAAAAAAATTGAGCAACTCGAAAAATAT AAAGTGGATGGTGGTAGTAATCTGAATGCTTCAGCTGACAAAGCTGCCAATACCGATTTTAATGGAACTTTCACTGCacctgcttcttcttcttctgacAATAACAAGGGCCTTCCTATTTCTTTTCCCTCTTCACCTTTATCAGCTGTCTCTTTTCCCCCTACCAG GCGTCAATTAGATGGAGAATATGATTCTACATTGCCTCAAGGTCTCATGCCGATTCCCAAA GATGTTACCCTAAAGGCACGGGAACAAGAAGAAGAGATTTTGCAGTTGCGCAAACAGCTTGCTGAATTTTCTGTCAAG GAAGCACAAATACGCAATGAAAAATATGCTCTTGAAAAGCGCATTTCCTACATGCGATTG GCCTTTGATCAGCAACAACAGGATCTTGTTGATGCCGCATCAAAAGCTCTCTCTTATAGACAAGACATCATAGAGGAAAATATTCGTCTTGCATATCAGTTACag GCCGCCCAGCAAGAAAGAACAACTTTTATTTCATCTTTGCTTCCCCTTCTGACAGAATATTCCCTGCAGCCACCAGTACCTGATGCTCAGTCCATTGTAAGCAATGTCAAG GTTCTATTTAAACATCTGCAAGAGAAGCTTATTGTTATTGAG TCAAAGCTTAAGGAGTCACAATATCAATTGGCACCTTGGCGGTCGGATGTCAATCATTCCAATTTTGCCCCCCAATCTCCATTACATTCCCTTGGTGCCACACTGCCTACATCA AGCAAAAATGGCCTTGAATTGGTGCCACAACCAACTTATTCCCTAGGAAAGACGCAGTTAATTTCTGATGCTCAAAAAGACTTTAAATGGGATGTACCCAGTCAGCAGCAAGGTGGCTTGGGTGGTGGTGTTGCATCTAAAAATTTGGAACCTGATGATTTGGGGAGGTATTCACCTATAGCAAGCAG GGCTTCCACTCCCAATGAGATACCAACACAGCCGGCAGTTATTCCCAGTGACACCCACATTACAAGATATGGTGAAGATACAATTAATAAACAAGTTGCATTTCGTGACCCTGTTAGCAGTAGTGAGATGGATTATCCTGAAGCTGAGGGACACCAGAATGAAAGAGAACCTCCCTCCAACTGGGGTTCAGGAAACTCTCCTTATGCCGCTGCAAATGATGAGCCCGGTCCATCGTACCCTCCTTATCTACCACCAGTTCTTAAGGAGCCTTCGTCTTCTTTCTCTGAGG CTGCAGAGGATGACCCACTTCCAGCTATAGAAGGTCTCCAAATTTCTGGTGAAGCTTATCCAGGAAGGGAACTCCAGGCATGCGGATATTCTATTAATGGAACTACCAGCTGTAATTTTGAG TGGGTGCGTCATATGGAAGATGGATctgttaattatattaatg GAGCAAAGCAACCAAACTATCTTGTTACTGCTGATGATGTCGATACATACCTTGCTATTGAAGTCCAGCCTCTAGATAACAGGAATCGCAAG GGAGAGCTGGTGAAGGTCTTTGCCAATGAGCACAAGAAGATCACTTGTG ATCCGGAGATGCTAGGCCATATAGAGAAGACTCTTTATAGTGGTCATGCTTCATATAAAGTTTCATATTCG GCAGGATATCTAGATATATGGGAGCCGGCTACATTGGCTATTAAGAGGGATGGTTATACTATTAAGTGTAGTGGACCCCATGGTCTTGTAGTCACCGACAAGTTTCATCCAAACACTGAG ATTAAGATAACATTTGGAGAGCCTACAGAGTTTATGATTATTGGATCAAATGGTGCTCAGCGTCTGTTACGAGCTGATAGCAGCTCTCCAGATATTAGCTG TTCAAGAGATGCAATTGCGCTCACCTTGAGATTATTTATCATACGG CTTGCACAGGCTGGTGGGAggaagaaagggaaaaagagaGGTTTATTCTTTAACAAGGTACATGGTTAA
- the LOC105802344 gene encoding uncharacterized protein LOC105802344 isoform X2 yields MENGHDGKLAGKLSGLALNDKELFNDDSLFQVMKAVEAAEATIKQQAEENNRLRSELQKKIEQLEKYKVDGGSNLNASADKAANTDFNGTFTAPASSSSDNNKGLPISFPSSPLSAVSFPPTRRQLDGEYDSTLPQGLMPIPKDVTLKAREQEEEILQLRKQLAEFSVKEAQIRNEKYALEKRISYMRLAAQQERTTFISSLLPLLTEYSLQPPVPDAQSIVSNVKVLFKHLQEKLIVIESKLKESQYQLAPWRSDVNHSNFAPQSPLHSLGATLPTSSKNGLELVPQPTYSLGKTQLISDAQKDFKWDVPSQQQGGLGGGVASKNLEPDDLGRYSPIASRASTPNEIPTQPAVIPSDTHITRYGEDTINKQVAFRDPVSSSEMDYPEAEGHQNEREPPSNWGSGNSPYAAANDEPGPSYPPYLPPVLKEPSSSFSEAAEDDPLPAIEGLQISGEAYPGRELQACGYSINGTTSCNFEWVRHMEDGSVNYINGAKQPNYLVTADDVDTYLAIEVQPLDNRNRKGELVKVFANEHKKITCDPEMLGHIEKTLYSGHASYKVSYSAGYLDIWEPATLAIKRDGYTIKCSGPHGLVVTDKFHPNTEIKITFGEPTEFMIIGSNGAQRLLRADSSSPDISCSRDAIALTLRLFIIRLAQAGGRKKGKKRGLFFNKVHG; encoded by the exons ATGGAGAACGGTCACGATGGGAAATTGGCGGGCAAATTATCGGGATTGGCCCTCAACGACAAGGAGCTCTTCAACGACGATAGCTTGTTTCAGGTCATGAAAGCCGTTGAGGCCGCCGAAGCCACCATTAAACAACag GCGGAAGAGAACAATCGATTAAGGTCTGAACTCCAGAAAAAAATTGAGCAACTCGAAAAATAT AAAGTGGATGGTGGTAGTAATCTGAATGCTTCAGCTGACAAAGCTGCCAATACCGATTTTAATGGAACTTTCACTGCacctgcttcttcttcttctgacAATAACAAGGGCCTTCCTATTTCTTTTCCCTCTTCACCTTTATCAGCTGTCTCTTTTCCCCCTACCAG GCGTCAATTAGATGGAGAATATGATTCTACATTGCCTCAAGGTCTCATGCCGATTCCCAAA GATGTTACCCTAAAGGCACGGGAACAAGAAGAAGAGATTTTGCAGTTGCGCAAACAGCTTGCTGAATTTTCTGTCAAG GAAGCACAAATACGCAATGAAAAATATGCTCTTGAAAAGCGCATTTCCTACATGCGATTG GCCGCCCAGCAAGAAAGAACAACTTTTATTTCATCTTTGCTTCCCCTTCTGACAGAATATTCCCTGCAGCCACCAGTACCTGATGCTCAGTCCATTGTAAGCAATGTCAAG GTTCTATTTAAACATCTGCAAGAGAAGCTTATTGTTATTGAG TCAAAGCTTAAGGAGTCACAATATCAATTGGCACCTTGGCGGTCGGATGTCAATCATTCCAATTTTGCCCCCCAATCTCCATTACATTCCCTTGGTGCCACACTGCCTACATCA AGCAAAAATGGCCTTGAATTGGTGCCACAACCAACTTATTCCCTAGGAAAGACGCAGTTAATTTCTGATGCTCAAAAAGACTTTAAATGGGATGTACCCAGTCAGCAGCAAGGTGGCTTGGGTGGTGGTGTTGCATCTAAAAATTTGGAACCTGATGATTTGGGGAGGTATTCACCTATAGCAAGCAG GGCTTCCACTCCCAATGAGATACCAACACAGCCGGCAGTTATTCCCAGTGACACCCACATTACAAGATATGGTGAAGATACAATTAATAAACAAGTTGCATTTCGTGACCCTGTTAGCAGTAGTGAGATGGATTATCCTGAAGCTGAGGGACACCAGAATGAAAGAGAACCTCCCTCCAACTGGGGTTCAGGAAACTCTCCTTATGCCGCTGCAAATGATGAGCCCGGTCCATCGTACCCTCCTTATCTACCACCAGTTCTTAAGGAGCCTTCGTCTTCTTTCTCTGAGG CTGCAGAGGATGACCCACTTCCAGCTATAGAAGGTCTCCAAATTTCTGGTGAAGCTTATCCAGGAAGGGAACTCCAGGCATGCGGATATTCTATTAATGGAACTACCAGCTGTAATTTTGAG TGGGTGCGTCATATGGAAGATGGATctgttaattatattaatg GAGCAAAGCAACCAAACTATCTTGTTACTGCTGATGATGTCGATACATACCTTGCTATTGAAGTCCAGCCTCTAGATAACAGGAATCGCAAG GGAGAGCTGGTGAAGGTCTTTGCCAATGAGCACAAGAAGATCACTTGTG ATCCGGAGATGCTAGGCCATATAGAGAAGACTCTTTATAGTGGTCATGCTTCATATAAAGTTTCATATTCG GCAGGATATCTAGATATATGGGAGCCGGCTACATTGGCTATTAAGAGGGATGGTTATACTATTAAGTGTAGTGGACCCCATGGTCTTGTAGTCACCGACAAGTTTCATCCAAACACTGAG ATTAAGATAACATTTGGAGAGCCTACAGAGTTTATGATTATTGGATCAAATGGTGCTCAGCGTCTGTTACGAGCTGATAGCAGCTCTCCAGATATTAGCTG TTCAAGAGATGCAATTGCGCTCACCTTGAGATTATTTATCATACGG CTTGCACAGGCTGGTGGGAggaagaaagggaaaaagagaGGTTTATTCTTTAACAAGGTACATGGTTAA
- the LOC105802343 gene encoding aspartic proteinase nepenthesin-1 codes for MASLYSLCCVLFLALAIVALYVSPAVSTSRRGFERRNEVEDGFRVMLKHVDSGKNLTKWERIQRGIKRGQRRLQRLSVMFSTAISSSSVVKAPVAAGNGEFLMYLSIGTPPKSYSAVMDTGSDLIWTQCKPCSQCFKQSTPIFDPKLSSTFSKLSCSSHLCAALPEQTCGDGCEYVYSYGDYSSTQGVMATETFTFGKVSVPNIGFGCGEENDGEGFSQGAGLVGLGRGPLSLVSQLKEPKFSYCLTPFDETQKSTLLMGSIASVNRTLGAIKTTPLIHNPLQPSFYYLSLQGITVGGTRLPFNESTFAFQDDGSGGLIIDSGTTITYLEESVFNVLSKRFIKQMKLPVDNSGSTGLELCFILPSDASEVKVPKLIFHFDGADLDLPGENYVIADSNMGLICLAMGRSNGISILGNIQQQNMLVLHDLKKKTLSFVQTQCHKL; via the coding sequence aTGGCTTCATTATATTCTTTgtgttgtgttttatttttagcacTAGCAATAGTTGCCTTGTATGTTTCGCCAGCTGTTTCGACGTCGAGACGAGGGTTCGAGCGCCGGAATGAGGTGGAAGACGGGTTCAGGGTCATGCTCAAGCACGTTGACTCGGGCAAGAATTTAACCAAATGGGAACGAATCCAACGTGGGATAAAGCGTGGGCAACGCAGGCTCCAGAGGTTGAGTGTTATGTTTTCGACAGCCATCAGTTCATCATCGGTGGTTAAGGCGCCTGTTGCTGCGGGGAACGGCGAGTTTCTAATGTACTTATCTATTGGGACACCACCGAAGAGTTACTCCGCGGTCATGGACACCGGTAGTGATTTGATATGGACTCAATGCAAGCCTTGTTCTCAATGTTTTAAACAATCTACCCCGATCTTCGATCCAAAATTGTCTTCTACCTTCTCTAAATTGTCATGCTCTAGCCACCTTTGTGCGGCACTACCCGAACAAACATGCGGTGATGGATGTGAGTATGTGTATTCGTACGGTGATTATTCCTCGACACAAGGGGTGATGGCTACTGAAACATTCACATTCGGCAAGGTTTCGGTTCCGAATATCGGATTTGGGTGCGGAGAAGAAAACGATGGGGAGGGATTTTCACAAGGTGCTGGCCTGGTGGGGCTCGGGCGCGGACCACTGTCCCTAGTTTCGCAACTGAAGGAACCCAAGTTCTCTTATTGCCTAACACCCTTCGATGAGACCCAAAAAAGTACACTTTTGATGGGATCTATTGCAAGTGTGAATCGCACATTGGGTGCAATCAAGACCACACCATTGATACATAATCCATTGCAGCCATCTTTTTACTACCTTTCACTCCAAGGAATTACAGTTGGAGGAACTCGCTTGCCTTTCAACGAATCAACTTTTGCATTCCAAGATGATGGCAGTGGCGGCTTAATTATTGATTCCGGCACCACCATTACGTATCTTGAAGAAAGCGTTTTCAATGTGCTCAGCAAAAGATTCATCAAGCAAATGAAGCTTCCCGTTGACAATTCAGGTTCAACGGGGCTCGAGCTTTGCTTCATCTTGCCGTCAGATGCTTCGGAAGTAAAGGTTCcgaaattaatatttcatttcgaTGGAGCAGATTTGGATTTACCGGGAGAGAATTATGTAATTGCTGACTCGAATATGGGATTGATTTGCTTGGCAATGGGGCGTTCAAATGGTATATCGATCTTGGGCAACATTCAACAACAGAATATGTTGGTTCTCCATGATCTTAAGAAGAAAACTCTATCCTTCGTCCAAACACAATGCCACAAGTTATGA
- the LOC105802342 gene encoding CBS domain-containing protein CBSCBSPB3 isoform X1 — MTSQSVSLPPASRRNSYRRGPSAPEKSHTSDNAKPTSPSSVGGERTVKKLRLSKALTIPEGTTVSEACRRMAARRMDAVLLTDANGLLSGIITGKDIATRVIAEGLRPEQTVVSKIMTCSPIFVTSDSLAIEALQKMVRGKFRHLPVVENGEVIAMLDITKCLYDAISRMEKAAEQGSAIAAAVEGVERQWGSNAPYAFIETLRERMFKPSLSTIISENPKVAIVSSSDPVRVAAKKMRELRVNSVVMMTGNKIQGILTSKDILMRVVAQNLSPELTMVEKVMTPNPECAKVETSILDALHIMHDGKFLHLPVLDKDGTVAACVDVLQITHAAISMVESSSGAVNDIASTMMQKFWDSALSLQPPDDYDTQSEMSAILTSEGADAGRLSSYPSLGLGNSFCFKFEDHKGRVHRFNFGIENLDELSLAVMQRIGSSNDHSHPQLLYEDDEGDKVLLITDSDLIAAVNHTRSRGLKVLRLYLDFPDSSQQITSQSSVTAAKTRWASFHTGLLAGAVVLTSIGVLVYLKRSKL, encoded by the exons ATGACCAGCCAATCGGTGTCTCTCCCGCCGGCATCCCGCCGGAATTCTTATAGAAGAGGTCCTTCTGCCCCTGAGAAGTCTCACACATCCGACAATGCCAAGCCGACTTCTCCTTC TTCTGTTGGTGGTGAGAGGACGGTGAAGAAGCTGAGGTTGTCCAAAGCTCTCACCATCCCGGAAGGAACCACTGTGTCGGAGGCTTGTAGGCGGATGGCAGCTCGTCGTATGGATGCAGTGTTGCTCACCGATGCCAATGGCTTGCTCTCTGGGATCATTACTGGCAAG GACATTGCCACTAGAGTAATAGCAGAAGGGTTGAGGCCGGAGCAGACTGTGGTATCTAAGATAATGACATGTAGTCCAATTTTTGTAACGTCGGACTCTTTGGCCATCGAGGCACTTCAGAAGATGGTTCGAG GTAAATTCAGGCATCTTCCTGTTGTGGAAAATGGTGAAGTCATTGCCATGCTGGATATTACAAAATGCCTTTATGATGCTATCTCTAGAATGGAGAAGGCTGCCGAGCAAGGAAGTGCAATTGCTGCTGCAGTGGAAGGGGTTGAACGCCAGTGGGGAAGCAATG CACCATATGCCTTCATAGAAACTTTGAGGGAGCGGATGTTCAAGCCATCCTTGTCAACTATAATTTCTGAAAATCCGAA GGTTGCAATTGTTTCATCATCAGATCCTGTCCGTGTTGCTGCAAAAAAGATGCGGGAGTTGCGGGTTAATTCAGTTGTTATGATGACGGGGAACAAAATTCAGGGGATACTAAC TTCAAAGGATATCCTTATGCGAGTTGTGGCACAAAATCTCTCCCCCGAGCTGACTATGGTGGAAAAG GTTATGACACCAAACCCTGAATGTGCAAAAGTGGAAACATCAATCCTTGACGCACTGCATATAATGCATGACGGGAAGTTTTTACATCTTCCTGTTCTAGACAAAG ATGGAACTGTTGCTGCTTGTGTAGATGTTCTGCAGATTACTCATGCAGCAATTTCTATG GTTGAAAGTAGCTCTGGAGCTGTTAATGACATAGCAAGCACAATGATGCAAAAATTCTGGGATTCTGCCCTTTCTTTACAGCCGCCAGATGATTATGACACTCAGAG TGAAATGTCTGCAATCTTGACATCAGAGGGGGCAGATGCTGGAAGGTTATCATCCTATCCTTCCCTTGGCCTTGGAAACTCATTTTGCTTCAAATTTGAGGATCATAAGGGTCGTGTACATCGATTCAATTTTG GTATTGAGAATTTAGACGAGCTTTCGTTAGCTGTTATGCAAAGAATTGGTTCTAGTAATGATCATAGTCATCCTCAGCTTCTG TATGAAGATGATGAAGGTGATAAGGTTTTACTCATCACGGACAGTGATCTTATTGCTGCTGTTAACCATACTAGATCCCGAGGACTAAAG GTTTTAAGATTGTATCTGGATTTTCCTGATTCCTCTCAGCAGATAACATCACAATCAAGTGTAACAGCCGCGAAAACTCGGTGGGCCTCTTTTCACACAGGCCTATTGGCGGGTGCCGTTGTCTTAACCAGCATTGGCGTGCTTGTGTACTTAAAGCGCTCAAAACTATGA
- the LOC105802342 gene encoding CBS domain-containing protein CBSCBSPB3 isoform X2, whose product MQCCSPMPMACSLGSLLDIATRVIAEGLRPEQTVVSKIMTCSPIFVTSDSLAIEALQKMVRGKFRHLPVVENGEVIAMLDITKCLYDAISRMEKAAEQGSAIAAAVEGVERQWGSNAPYAFIETLRERMFKPSLSTIISENPKVAIVSSSDPVRVAAKKMRELRVNSVVMMTGNKIQGILTSKDILMRVVAQNLSPELTMVEKVMTPNPECAKVETSILDALHIMHDGKFLHLPVLDKDGTVAACVDVLQITHAAISMVESSSGAVNDIASTMMQKFWDSALSLQPPDDYDTQSEMSAILTSEGADAGRLSSYPSLGLGNSFCFKFEDHKGRVHRFNFGIENLDELSLAVMQRIGSSNDHSHPQLLYEDDEGDKVLLITDSDLIAAVNHTRSRGLKVLRLYLDFPDSSQQITSQSSVTAAKTRWASFHTGLLAGAVVLTSIGVLVYLKRSKL is encoded by the exons ATGCAGTGTTGCTCACCGATGCCAATGGCTTGCTCTCTGGGATCATTACTG GACATTGCCACTAGAGTAATAGCAGAAGGGTTGAGGCCGGAGCAGACTGTGGTATCTAAGATAATGACATGTAGTCCAATTTTTGTAACGTCGGACTCTTTGGCCATCGAGGCACTTCAGAAGATGGTTCGAG GTAAATTCAGGCATCTTCCTGTTGTGGAAAATGGTGAAGTCATTGCCATGCTGGATATTACAAAATGCCTTTATGATGCTATCTCTAGAATGGAGAAGGCTGCCGAGCAAGGAAGTGCAATTGCTGCTGCAGTGGAAGGGGTTGAACGCCAGTGGGGAAGCAATG CACCATATGCCTTCATAGAAACTTTGAGGGAGCGGATGTTCAAGCCATCCTTGTCAACTATAATTTCTGAAAATCCGAA GGTTGCAATTGTTTCATCATCAGATCCTGTCCGTGTTGCTGCAAAAAAGATGCGGGAGTTGCGGGTTAATTCAGTTGTTATGATGACGGGGAACAAAATTCAGGGGATACTAAC TTCAAAGGATATCCTTATGCGAGTTGTGGCACAAAATCTCTCCCCCGAGCTGACTATGGTGGAAAAG GTTATGACACCAAACCCTGAATGTGCAAAAGTGGAAACATCAATCCTTGACGCACTGCATATAATGCATGACGGGAAGTTTTTACATCTTCCTGTTCTAGACAAAG ATGGAACTGTTGCTGCTTGTGTAGATGTTCTGCAGATTACTCATGCAGCAATTTCTATG GTTGAAAGTAGCTCTGGAGCTGTTAATGACATAGCAAGCACAATGATGCAAAAATTCTGGGATTCTGCCCTTTCTTTACAGCCGCCAGATGATTATGACACTCAGAG TGAAATGTCTGCAATCTTGACATCAGAGGGGGCAGATGCTGGAAGGTTATCATCCTATCCTTCCCTTGGCCTTGGAAACTCATTTTGCTTCAAATTTGAGGATCATAAGGGTCGTGTACATCGATTCAATTTTG GTATTGAGAATTTAGACGAGCTTTCGTTAGCTGTTATGCAAAGAATTGGTTCTAGTAATGATCATAGTCATCCTCAGCTTCTG TATGAAGATGATGAAGGTGATAAGGTTTTACTCATCACGGACAGTGATCTTATTGCTGCTGTTAACCATACTAGATCCCGAGGACTAAAG GTTTTAAGATTGTATCTGGATTTTCCTGATTCCTCTCAGCAGATAACATCACAATCAAGTGTAACAGCCGCGAAAACTCGGTGGGCCTCTTTTCACACAGGCCTATTGGCGGGTGCCGTTGTCTTAACCAGCATTGGCGTGCTTGTGTACTTAAAGCGCTCAAAACTATGA